The genomic stretch ACTGGCTTGGCTCTGCTTTTGAGTCAATTTATGCCAGTAACCTTTGGTATTTTGTACTTTATTGCTAATTGCCCATTCTACTTATTAGCATGGAAACGATTTGGCCGTCACTTCGCAATAAGCAGTGCCATATCAGGGGCTTTAGTGTCTGTGTTTGCCGATCATTTATACTTGGTGATTTCATTAGAAGTTCATAATGAGATTTACTGCGCTGTTGCAGGCGGCCTGTTGATGGGCTTAGGTATGCTGATCTTATTCCGTCATCGCTCAAGTTTGGGTGGCTTCAACGTCTTGTGTTTGTTCATTCAAGATCGCTACGGTATCTCAGTGGGCAAAACCCAAATGGCTATTGATGCGTGTATTCTGTTTGCATCATTCTTCTTCGTATCGCCTTGGGTGATTGCAGTTTCTGTATTGGGCACTGCGGTATTGAACATCGTATTAGCGATGAATCACAAGCCTACACGTTATTCAGTGAACTACGCGTCTTAGCGTTCACACCTGCTCTATCGCCTATCGTCGCTGGCTACTCGACACTCTAGCTGCAGACTCAAAGTACGATAATCCAGACTATAACTAAAACAAAAAGGCTTTGGGGAGCTCTCCAAAGCCTTTGTAAAAGCCCAATCCTTTAAGGGGAATAGAATCAGGCTTCTTAAAATGAAACAAGGTTAGCCTTCAATCAAGAGAATACGAGTTTCGTAAGGACGTAAGACTTGATGATGTACTGCTACTGAAGTGTTCGCTTCTTGATAGTTAGACAACAAACTCTTTGCCTTACTCATATCAAAACGTTCCGGTAAAACGCACTCCGCCTCTTCACCGTAGTAGTTATTAATACACAACAAAGTCTGACTATCAGTCTCGCGAGAATACGCAAATACCGATGGGTGCTCAGGCAATAAATCTTTGTAGCTACCATGAGTAATCACTGGCACTTCTTTACGTAACTCAATCAAGCTCTTGTAGAAGTAAAAAACAGAGTCTTTATCTTCTAGCGCTTGCTCAGCGTTGATCTCAGTGTAGTTATTTGCAACATCTAGCCACGGCTGAGCTTGTGAAAAGCCTGCATTGGCTTCACTGTTCCATTGCATCGGCGTGCGAGAATTATCACGAGATTTCTGCGCCAGAATCGCCATCATATCTTGATGCGCCACACCATCACGATTGACCATGATGTCATACATGTTGGTGCTCTCGACATCGCGATATTGGCAGATCTCGGTGTAACCTGGGTTGGTCATACCAATCTCTTCACCTTGATAAATATACGGCGTGCCTTGCATCATGTGTACAGACGCAGCCAGCATCTTGGCCGACTCAACACGATACTGCTGATCATCACCTAAGCGGCTCACTACTCGCGGTTGGTCGTGGTTACACCAGAACAATGCGCCCCACCCTTTGCCGTTCAAACCTGTTTGCCAATGATTGAAGATCGACTTGAGCTGCAAGAAATCAAACGGCGCATTGGTCCACTTTTCACCATTGGGGTAATCCACCTTAAGGTGGTGGAAGTTAAACACCATCGATAGTTCGCTGTTATCAATGTTTGAGTACTGTTGGCAATGCTCGAGTGTCGTTGAAGACATCTCGCCTACTGTGACGCTACCATATTTCTGGAATACCGCTTCGCTGATCTCTTTCAGATATTCATGCACTCGTGGGCCATCAGTATAAAAACGACGACCATCACCGATATCATCGTTAGGGAAATCTTGCTGTTTCGAAATCAAGTTGATCACATCCAAGCGGAAGCCATCAACGCCCTTCTCAGCCCAGAAGCTGATGACATCTTTCACTTCTTCGCGTACAACCGGGTTCTCCCAGTTGAGGTCGGCCTGCTCTTTCGCGAATAGGTGTAGGAAATACTGCCCAGTCGCTTCATCCATTTCCCATGCATTACCACCGAACTTAGACTGCCAGTTGGTGGGAGCTTGACCGTTTACAGGATCTTTCCAGATGTAGTAGTCGCGGTATGGGCTGTTTTTGTCACCCAATGCCGACTGAAACCACGCATGCTCGGTTGAGGTGTGGTTTACCACGATATCCATTACGATACGGATACCACGTTGGTGCGCTTCAGCCAGCAATAGGTCGAAGTCTTCCATGGTGCCGAATTGCGGGTTAATCGCATAGTAATCTGAAATATCGTAGCCGTTATCGATCATTGGGGATGCGTAAACTGGGGTTAACCAAATTGCATCCACACTCAAGTGTTTAAGATAATCCAGTTTTGAAATGATCCCTTTGATATCGCCAGTACCTTTACTGCCACTATCACAAAAGCTCTTTGGGTAGATTTGATAGATGGTTGCGGTTTTCCACCAACTTTCATCATGCTCAGTCATCGCCATCTCTAACACTCACTTACCAGAAAATATAAATAAAAAATCACCATGTGAATCATGGTCGAATAGCCGTTATAACTAAAAGAAAAAGCTATAACTAAGAGAAAAAGCGATGGCTCACTTTGGAGTCATCGCTTATTTAATGCATTACGCGTTGGCAGTTTCTAGCTCGCCCTTCATCTGTGCTCGTTTATAGAAGAACAGTGTTAACGTGACGGGTAGTACAATCGCCACCAGCATTGCAATTAAGTAAACAGACCAATATTGCGGTTGAATCGATAAGATGCCCGGCAAGCCACCAACACCGATACCATTCGCCATCACTCCTGCACTACCACAGATTGCAGCCGCTGCAGCACTGCCGATCATTGCGCTCAGCATTGGGAATTTGTATTTAAGGTTGATGCCGTACATCGCAGGCTCTGTTACACCTAAGTAGGCAGAGATTGCAGCTGGAACCGAGATGTCTCGTTCGCCTTCGTGTTTGCTTAAGATGATGATGCCGACAACCGCTGAAGCTTGTGCAATATTTGATAGCGCAATCAAAGGCCAGATTGGTGTGCCGCCTAAGTCTTGCATCAGTTGTAGGTCGACGGCGTTGGTTGTGTGGTGAATACCTGTAATAACCAAAGGTGCGTATAGGAAGCCAAATACCACAGAACCAAGAATCGCAAAATCACCAGTCATTGCCGCTTTAGCCGCGAATGCCACGCCATCGCCTAACATACGGCCAAATGGGCCAATGAAAGCGTGCGCTAGAATCACAGACAAAATAATCGACACGAACGGCACGACAACAAGGTAGAGGTAAGAAGGTACAATACGCTTAAGGTTGGTCTCAATGAACGCCAGAGCCACGCCCGCTAGCATCGCAGGTATCACCTGAGCTTGATAGCCGACCTTCTCAATCACGAACAAGCCAAAGTCCCACACCTCAGGTACAGATTTACCTATCATGTAAGCGTTCATCAATTGCGGGGAAACCAAGGTCACACCGAGCGTGATACCCAAAATAGGGGTTCCGCCGAGTTTCTTAACCGTCGCCCAACACACACCAACCGGCAGGAAGAAGAAAATCGCTTCGCCAATCAGCCACAAGAAAGAGTGAACGGTTGCCCAGAATTGGCTGATTTCAACGAGGGTTTTGCCGTCGAACATGCGAATATCGCCAATCACATTACGGAAACCAAGAATCAAACCACCAGTAATGATGGCAGGCAGCAGTGGTACGAAAATTTCGGCTAAATGGGAGATACCACGCTCAAGGAAGTTCATGTTCTGACGAGCAGCAAGCTTAGACTCATCTTTTGATGACGCCTCTTTACCCGTTTGCTCAATCAGAAGTGCGTACACTTCATCAACCTCTGTGCCAATCACGACTTGGAATTGACCTGCGTTCGTAAAGCAGCCTTTTACCAACTTCAGCTTTTCTAGTTCTGCTTTGTTCGCTTGGTCCGTATCATTCAATACAAAACGCAGTCGAGTCAGACAATGGCTGACACTCGCAATATTCTCTTTGCCACCGACTAACTCGATAAGACGCGCAACGTCTTGCTTCGCTATCTTACTCATACTACCCCACCCTGGTTTCATTCAATTACTCATCTAAACCATGCAGCAACAACCACTCAAGATTTAGATTTATGGGAACATTCCCAATTACGGTTATTATAATGCCCGCATGAATGATAAATTAAAATGGGAACAGTCCCATTAATTGAAAGAGATCACACTCTAATTTTAATCTAAGCGGTTAGATTTCGCTTAATTGAGTGGATTATAGAATCGGAGATTGGGTGTGATGAGAGATCTCTGAATTGCCTAAAAGCTGAGAGATCAATAGATTAGCCGCCAACTTACCTGCAGATTGGTAGCCAGGATCAATGCTAAATACACGAGGGAACAAGAAAGAGAGAAGATCATTACCACCAACGCCTGTCACAACCACATCTTCACGTTGTAGTTCTTGTAGACGCTTGATCACACCAAGAGCCAATGTATCACTGGCACAAACAAGTGCTTGAGTTGTAGGAGTCAGTACTTCATCCACCAGCTGATAAGCGCTTTCATGATGAAGTTGGCCAGTACGATAGTTCGCAATCAGTCCAGTGCTTTCGCACCAATCTAGATAAGCCTTAAGACGCAGCTCACCGGTTGATTTATCACTAGGATCAACACCAATAAAGCCGACATCTGAGATCCCCTGATCCGACAGATGCGCTAACGCACTATTGATCACCTGTTGGTTATCGTA from Vibrio pomeroyi encodes the following:
- the treR gene encoding trehalose operon repressor TreR, translating into MSKKLTILDIAKLSGVGKSTVSRVLTNDPKVKPETRERVERVIQESGYTPSKSAQSMRGGSQKVIGVIISRLDSPSENKAVSTMLAELYQADYDVVIMESQLDRDKANEHLQVLKRRNVDGIIVFGFTDCDIPAIEAWEHKAVVIALDTENVTSINYDNQQVINSALAHLSDQGISDVGFIGVDPSDKSTGELRLKAYLDWCESTGLIANYRTGQLHHESAYQLVDEVLTPTTQALVCASDTLALGVIKRLQELQREDVVVTGVGGNDLLSFLFPRVFSIDPGYQSAGKLAANLLISQLLGNSEISHHTQSPIL
- a CDS encoding YitT family protein, with protein sequence MEKHSRKEDWVAILTGTFLVALGVFFLQSANLLTGGTTGLALLLSQFMPVTFGILYFIANCPFYLLAWKRFGRHFAISSAISGALVSVFADHLYLVISLEVHNEIYCAVAGGLLMGLGMLILFRHRSSLGGFNVLCLFIQDRYGISVGKTQMAIDACILFASFFFVSPWVIAVSVLGTAVLNIVLAMNHKPTRYSVNYAS
- the treC gene encoding alpha,alpha-phosphotrehalase, whose amino-acid sequence is MAMTEHDESWWKTATIYQIYPKSFCDSGSKGTGDIKGIISKLDYLKHLSVDAIWLTPVYASPMIDNGYDISDYYAINPQFGTMEDFDLLLAEAHQRGIRIVMDIVVNHTSTEHAWFQSALGDKNSPYRDYYIWKDPVNGQAPTNWQSKFGGNAWEMDEATGQYFLHLFAKEQADLNWENPVVREEVKDVISFWAEKGVDGFRLDVINLISKQQDFPNDDIGDGRRFYTDGPRVHEYLKEISEAVFQKYGSVTVGEMSSTTLEHCQQYSNIDNSELSMVFNFHHLKVDYPNGEKWTNAPFDFLQLKSIFNHWQTGLNGKGWGALFWCNHDQPRVVSRLGDDQQYRVESAKMLAASVHMMQGTPYIYQGEEIGMTNPGYTEICQYRDVESTNMYDIMVNRDGVAHQDMMAILAQKSRDNSRTPMQWNSEANAGFSQAQPWLDVANNYTEINAEQALEDKDSVFYFYKSLIELRKEVPVITHGSYKDLLPEHPSVFAYSRETDSQTLLCINNYYGEEAECVLPERFDMSKAKSLLSNYQEANTSVAVHHQVLRPYETRILLIEG
- the treB gene encoding PTS trehalose transporter subunit IIBC; its protein translation is MSKIAKQDVARLIELVGGKENIASVSHCLTRLRFVLNDTDQANKAELEKLKLVKGCFTNAGQFQVVIGTEVDEVYALLIEQTGKEASSKDESKLAARQNMNFLERGISHLAEIFVPLLPAIITGGLILGFRNVIGDIRMFDGKTLVEISQFWATVHSFLWLIGEAIFFFLPVGVCWATVKKLGGTPILGITLGVTLVSPQLMNAYMIGKSVPEVWDFGLFVIEKVGYQAQVIPAMLAGVALAFIETNLKRIVPSYLYLVVVPFVSIILSVILAHAFIGPFGRMLGDGVAFAAKAAMTGDFAILGSVVFGFLYAPLVITGIHHTTNAVDLQLMQDLGGTPIWPLIALSNIAQASAVVGIIILSKHEGERDISVPAAISAYLGVTEPAMYGINLKYKFPMLSAMIGSAAAAAICGSAGVMANGIGVGGLPGILSIQPQYWSVYLIAMLVAIVLPVTLTLFFYKRAQMKGELETANA